A single Candidatus Angelobacter sp. DNA region contains:
- a CDS encoding GFA family protein, with translation MTENFEASCLRGGIRLRYSGKLGASNYCHCEDCRRANGSAFNIGLQVDRKDLEVKATTEMKSYRFKSGSGREIQRCFCGTCGSPIFTLHPARPEYAWVKAGIIHQPEIVKPAYENWVKDKVKWAVINVTESNDEGRPT, from the coding sequence ATGACTGAAAATTTTGAAGCCTCGTGCCTGCGTGGCGGAATCCGGCTGAGGTATTCGGGCAAACTCGGCGCGTCCAATTATTGCCACTGCGAGGATTGCCGGCGGGCGAACGGCAGCGCCTTCAACATCGGACTCCAGGTCGATCGGAAAGATCTGGAAGTGAAGGCAACGACGGAGATGAAGAGCTACAGGTTCAAGAGCGGCAGTGGCAGGGAGATCCAGAGGTGTTTTTGCGGCACTTGCGGTTCGCCGATTTTTACGTTGCATCCGGCCCGGCCGGAATACGCATGGGTCAAGGCCGGCATCATTCATCAACCCGAAATCGTAAAGCCCGCTTACGAGAACTGGGTCAAGGACAAGGTCAAGTGGGCAGTCATCAACGTGACCGAAAGCAACGACGAGGGCAGACCAACCTGA
- a CDS encoding YfiR family protein, whose translation MYRIVLPLLTLAGFFAGLAGVSAAAPTEYETKAGYLLNFVEFVEWPAGTFQDAASPVIIGVMGKDPFGAELEKLKDKLVNGRKLQIKRFKGALEFRGAEAPGRRQENLTFSQAKKLTELKSCHILFISSSEKKYLSMVLKPLRDSCVVTVGETPVFTREGGIINFLNNGNRVEFEINLDAAERARLKFSSKLLSLAKVVKSEHPDEKK comes from the coding sequence ATGTATCGAATCGTTCTGCCCTTGCTGACCCTGGCGGGCTTTTTCGCCGGGCTGGCCGGCGTTTCCGCAGCCGCGCCCACGGAGTACGAAACGAAGGCGGGTTATCTGCTCAACTTCGTCGAGTTCGTCGAGTGGCCGGCGGGAACGTTCCAGGACGCCGCATCGCCCGTCATCATCGGCGTCATGGGCAAGGACCCCTTCGGCGCGGAGCTGGAAAAGCTGAAGGACAAACTCGTGAACGGCCGGAAGCTGCAAATCAAGAGATTCAAGGGGGCGCTGGAGTTCCGCGGCGCGGAAGCGCCCGGCCGCCGGCAGGAAAACCTGACTTTCAGCCAGGCGAAAAAGCTCACTGAACTGAAGTCCTGCCACATTCTTTTCATCAGTTCGTCGGAGAAGAAATATCTTTCGATGGTTCTGAAACCGCTCAGAGACTCGTGCGTCGTGACGGTGGGGGAGACCCCGGTTTTCACGCGCGAAGGCGGCATCATCAACTTCCTCAACAACGGAAACAGGGTGGAATTCGAAATCAATCTGGACGCCGCCGAGCGCGCCCGATTGAAGTTCAGCTCGAAATTGTTGAGCCTGGCAAAGGTCGTCAAGAGCGAGCATCCGGACGAGAAAAAGTAA